A stretch of Desulfobacter hydrogenophilus DNA encodes these proteins:
- a CDS encoding tetratricopeptide repeat protein: MKIKIKPFILVCLCAVMASCASTVQTQKQNKIAQAIKKEGDVFQTQGNYTAALNKLLEAEKMAPDDPYIQNSLGLAYMGKERDDMGITAFNKALSLKPDYTEALNNLGVAYLRDDKPNIAIKTFNMVLEDITYPTPHYPLANIGWAQLAQNNYPVAQKYFLKALREVPGFIPAIHGLAQLYIRTGQTDRAIKYLDKNIRRSPDTVIFHKDLAQTYETCGRARQAIKAWQVVKQLAPENSNLYHEAEQRLFELQ, from the coding sequence ATGAAAATAAAAATAAAACCGTTTATCCTGGTTTGCCTCTGTGCCGTCATGGCATCCTGCGCCTCAACGGTACAGACCCAGAAACAAAATAAAATCGCCCAGGCTATTAAAAAAGAAGGCGATGTGTTCCAGACCCAGGGAAACTACACGGCGGCATTGAATAAACTGCTTGAAGCAGAAAAAATGGCGCCGGATGACCCATATATTCAAAACAGCCTGGGATTAGCCTATATGGGGAAAGAAAGGGATGATATGGGCATAACGGCCTTTAACAAAGCCCTGTCACTCAAGCCTGATTACACCGAGGCCCTAAACAATCTTGGTGTAGCCTACCTTAGGGATGATAAACCGAATATTGCCATAAAGACATTCAACATGGTTCTTGAAGATATCACCTACCCCACGCCCCATTACCCATTAGCCAATATCGGGTGGGCACAGCTGGCACAGAACAACTACCCTGTTGCCCAGAAATATTTTCTTAAAGCATTACGGGAAGTGCCCGGCTTTATTCCAGCTATCCATGGTCTTGCCCAGCTATACATACGAACCGGCCAGACAGACAGGGCCATAAAGTATCTGGATAAAAATATAAGAAGATCCCCGGACACTGTCATATTCCATAAGGACCTTGCCCAGACGTATGAAACATGCGGCCGAGCCCGACAGGCCATCAAAGCCTGGCAGGTGGTCAAGCAGTTGGCCCCTGAAAATTCAAATCTTTACCACGAGGCTGAACAGCGCCTCTTCGAACTGCAGTAA